Proteins found in one Salinimonas lutimaris genomic segment:
- the miaB gene encoding tRNA (N6-isopentenyl adenosine(37)-C2)-methylthiotransferase MiaB yields MTKKLFIKTWGCQMNEYDSDKMADLLDSTHGFTRAEEAEEADIILLNTCSIREKAQEKVFHQLGRWKNLKQTKPDLIIGVGGCVASQEGDAIRQRAPFVDLVFGPQTLHRLPEMIKSLQGGAQSVVDVSFPEIEKFDRLPEPRADGPTAFVSIMEGCSKYCSFCVVPYTRGEEVSRPADDVILEVAQLAEQGVREVNLLGQNVNAYRGEHHDGTVCRFSELLELVAAIDGIDRIRYTTSHPVEFTDDIIAAYETIPELVDHLHLPVQSGSDRILNLMKRGHTALEYKSKMRKLRKVRPNISMSSDFIIGFPGETDADFEATMDLIQAVDYDLSFSFIYSARPGTPAADAVDDVAEETKKQRLYLLQQRINQQALRIARNMVGTEQRILVEGPSKKNPMELSGRTENNRVVNFEGTPDMIGEFVDVNITDVFTNSLRGEVVRREQDMGLRVAVSPQSITAKHSHEQPDALGVGQFVPTA; encoded by the coding sequence ATGACCAAAAAGCTGTTTATTAAAACCTGGGGTTGCCAGATGAACGAGTATGACTCGGACAAAATGGCGGATCTGTTAGACTCAACCCACGGCTTCACCCGTGCTGAAGAAGCAGAAGAAGCGGATATTATTCTGCTTAACACCTGCTCTATCCGTGAAAAGGCACAGGAAAAAGTATTTCATCAACTGGGCCGCTGGAAAAACCTGAAGCAGACCAAGCCGGATCTGATTATCGGTGTGGGCGGCTGTGTGGCGTCACAGGAAGGCGATGCGATTCGCCAACGTGCGCCGTTTGTTGATCTGGTATTTGGTCCGCAAACACTGCACCGCCTGCCGGAAATGATTAAGTCACTGCAAGGTGGCGCACAGTCGGTGGTGGATGTCAGCTTCCCGGAAATTGAAAAATTTGACCGTCTGCCAGAGCCGCGTGCTGATGGCCCGACAGCGTTTGTCTCTATCATGGAAGGCTGCTCTAAGTATTGCAGCTTCTGCGTGGTACCTTACACCCGCGGTGAAGAAGTCAGCCGTCCGGCCGACGATGTGATTCTGGAAGTGGCGCAGCTGGCTGAGCAGGGTGTGCGGGAAGTAAACCTGCTGGGCCAGAATGTGAACGCCTATCGTGGCGAGCATCATGATGGCACCGTATGTCGTTTCTCTGAGCTGTTAGAGCTGGTTGCGGCTATCGATGGTATTGACCGTATTCGCTATACCACCTCTCACCCGGTGGAGTTTACTGACGATATCATTGCTGCCTATGAAACAATTCCGGAGCTGGTCGATCACCTGCACCTGCCGGTACAAAGTGGTTCAGATCGCATTTTGAACCTGATGAAGCGCGGCCATACGGCGCTGGAATATAAATCGAAAATGCGCAAGCTGCGCAAGGTTCGCCCTAATATCAGTATGTCTTCGGACTTTATCATTGGCTTTCCGGGTGAAACCGATGCCGATTTTGAAGCCACGATGGATCTGATTCAGGCGGTCGACTACGACCTGAGCTTCAGCTTTATTTACAGCGCACGTCCGGGTACACCGGCTGCCGACGCGGTAGATGATGTGGCTGAAGAAACCAAAAAGCAGCGTTTGTACCTGCTGCAGCAGCGTATCAATCAGCAGGCCCTGCGCATTGCCCGTAATATGGTAGGCACCGAGCAGCGTATTCTGGTTGAAGGTCCGTCGAAGAAAAACCCAATGGAGCTGTCTGGCCGTACCGAAAATAACCGGGTGGTTAACTTTGAAGGTACGCCGGATATGATTGGTGAGTTTGTTGATGTGAACATCACTGACGTATTTACCAATTCCCTGCGTGGTGAGGTTGTTCGCCGCGAACAGGACATGGGGTTGCGTGTGGCGGTATCGCCCCAATCTATAACTGCGAAACACAGTCATGAACAGCCTGACGCGCTTGGCGTGGGTCAGTTTGTTCCAACAGCATAA
- a CDS encoding PhoH family protein yields the protein MSNLVSNEFVLEPADNKRLSVLCGPFDDNIKQIERRLGVEITYRNNAFKVLGDSLQAVGAAELLKQLYVETQPVKGQPAELTPEQVHLAIQEASVMEADEGNKTRSGGDLNIKTKRGVIKPRNPNQTQYVANILNHDISFGIGPAGTGKTYLAVAAAVDALERQEVRRILLTRPAVEAGEKLGFLPGDLSQKVDPYLRPLYDALFEMMGFEKVEKLMERNVIEVAPLAYMRGRTLNDAFIILDESQNTTSEQMKMFLTRIGFNSKAVITGDITQVDLPRGVRSGLRHAIDVLSDVKDISFNFFVAGDVVRHPVVARIVEAYEVHDKQAEAERLARKEEALKAKQAAQNNDEASS from the coding sequence TTGAGTAATTTGGTAAGCAACGAATTTGTACTGGAACCCGCCGACAACAAACGGTTATCTGTGTTGTGCGGGCCTTTTGATGACAACATTAAACAAATTGAACGTCGTTTGGGTGTGGAAATCACCTATCGCAATAACGCCTTTAAAGTGCTGGGCGACAGCCTGCAGGCCGTTGGTGCGGCCGAACTACTTAAGCAGCTGTACGTTGAAACCCAGCCGGTCAAAGGTCAGCCGGCGGAGCTGACCCCAGAGCAGGTTCACCTGGCTATTCAGGAAGCCAGCGTTATGGAAGCGGATGAAGGTAATAAAACCCGCTCCGGTGGCGATTTAAATATCAAAACCAAGCGCGGTGTCATAAAGCCCCGTAATCCCAACCAGACGCAGTATGTGGCTAATATTCTTAACCACGACATCAGCTTTGGCATTGGCCCGGCGGGAACCGGTAAAACTTATCTGGCAGTAGCCGCGGCAGTAGATGCTCTGGAACGCCAGGAAGTTCGCCGTATTCTGCTGACCCGTCCGGCGGTAGAAGCCGGCGAAAAACTGGGCTTTCTGCCCGGTGACCTTTCACAGAAAGTCGACCCGTACCTGCGCCCGCTTTACGATGCACTATTTGAAATGATGGGCTTTGAAAAAGTGGAAAAGCTGATGGAGCGTAATGTCATTGAAGTGGCGCCACTGGCTTATATGCGGGGGCGTACCCTCAATGATGCGTTTATCATTCTGGATGAAAGCCAGAACACGACCTCAGAGCAGATGAAAATGTTTCTGACCCGGATTGGCTTTAACTCCAAGGCTGTGATCACCGGTGACATTACCCAGGTTGACCTGCCCCGCGGCGTTCGTTCAGGTCTGCGTCATGCCATTGACGTGCTCAGCGATGTGAAAGACATTTCGTTTAACTTCTTTGTGGCTGGTGATGTGGTACGTCATCCTGTGGTGGCACGCATTGTTGAAGCCTACGAGGTACACGACAAGCAGGCAGAGGCTGAAAGGCTGGCTCGCAAGGAAGAAGCGCTTAAAGCCAAACAGGCCGCGCAGAACAATGATGAGGCGTCGTCGTGA
- the ybeY gene encoding rRNA maturation RNase YbeY — MTALIDFQMAYEGDAGIAASIPEPQVLQKWADTVFLLLDLFDQEFTARFVGDDESRNLNHQYRGKDKPTNVLSFPFESPPEIEMPLLGDLVICAPVICREAAEQGKTVENHYAHMIVHGILHLLGYDHIDDAEAQEMEALEIRILAELGIDDPYQDD, encoded by the coding sequence GTGACGGCGCTGATTGATTTTCAGATGGCCTATGAGGGTGATGCCGGTATTGCGGCATCTATCCCTGAGCCGCAGGTGTTGCAAAAATGGGCCGACACCGTCTTTCTGCTCCTGGATTTATTTGATCAGGAATTTACCGCCCGCTTTGTCGGTGATGATGAATCCCGTAACCTGAACCATCAGTATCGGGGAAAGGACAAACCCACCAATGTGCTGTCTTTTCCGTTTGAGTCCCCGCCTGAAATTGAAATGCCTTTGTTAGGTGACCTGGTGATTTGTGCGCCGGTGATCTGCCGCGAGGCAGCCGAACAGGGCAAAACGGTGGAAAATCATTATGCCCATATGATCGTGCATGGCATCCTTCATTTGCTGGGCTATGATCATATTGATGATGCCGAAGCGCAGGAAATGGAAGCACTGGAAATTCGCATACTGGCCGAATTAGGCATTGACGATCCGTATCAGGACGATTAA
- the corC gene encoding CNNM family magnesium/cobalt transport protein CorC (CorC(YbeX) belongs to the Cyclin M Mg2+ Exporter (CNNM) family, and was characterized as belonging to a set of three proteins, at least one of which must be present for CorA to function.) — MSDDNPHSTNGSSTKSWLDKIKLSFSGEPRSKEELVEVISEAEQREVIDPQTREMIEGVIGVNDMRVRDIMIPRTQMTTIDIEQKIEEFLPIMLESAHSRFPVISEDKDHIEGILLAKDLLSYMFNSEQEFSLRAVLRPAVIVPESKRVDVLLKEFRQQRYHMAIVVDEYGGVSGLVTIEDILELIVGEIEDEYDTEEDGTDDIRPLNKSTYSVKALTPVEDFNSFFETSFSEEEADTIGGIVLKAFGHMPDTSDEISIGDIHFKITHSDKRRLVQLKVTIPSLE; from the coding sequence ATGAGCGACGATAATCCTCACTCTACCAACGGCTCTTCGACGAAAAGTTGGTTAGACAAAATAAAGTTGTCTTTCTCCGGAGAGCCGAGAAGTAAAGAAGAACTGGTAGAAGTTATCAGTGAAGCCGAGCAGCGGGAAGTTATCGACCCGCAGACCCGCGAAATGATTGAGGGGGTCATCGGCGTCAACGATATGCGGGTCAGGGATATCATGATTCCTCGTACCCAGATGACCACCATCGATATTGAGCAGAAAATCGAAGAATTTCTGCCCATCATGCTCGAATCCGCCCACTCCCGCTTTCCTGTCATCAGCGAAGACAAAGATCATATCGAAGGCATCTTACTGGCTAAAGATTTGCTGTCTTATATGTTTAACTCTGAACAGGAGTTTTCACTACGCGCGGTACTGCGTCCGGCAGTGATTGTGCCAGAAAGTAAACGGGTGGATGTACTGCTTAAAGAATTCCGTCAGCAGCGCTATCACATGGCTATTGTGGTGGACGAATACGGCGGTGTGTCCGGTCTGGTCACAATTGAAGATATTCTTGAGCTGATTGTGGGTGAAATTGAAGATGAGTACGACACCGAGGAAGATGGTACGGATGACATCCGTCCGTTGAATAAATCAACCTACTCGGTAAAAGCACTCACCCCGGTTGAAGATTTTAACAGCTTTTTTGAAACCAGTTTCAGTGAAGAAGAAGCTGACACCATCGGGGGTATCGTTCTAAAAGCGTTCGGGCACATGCCTGATACCAGTGATGAAATTTCCATTGGCGATATTCATTTTAAAATTACCCACTCAGACAAACGTCGTCTGGTCCAGCTTAAGGTTACTATCCCCTCACTGGAGTAA
- the lnt gene encoding apolipoprotein N-acyltransferase has translation MNPLLSAALLLLSGASLTFAFAPFNAWPVIFPALAVAIIQLYKRSDKGFLTGWLFGLGWFGAGISWVHVSIADFGGMPLIASVGIMVLLCAYLALYPALAFWITKRIFTPALWPLSLPAIWFVTEWLRSWMLSGFPWLSLGYSQIDSPLAGWMPVIGETGVSALIMILCSAGAIWLLRRQYLPVALLFAVTFVSGYLLRQHNWVTPHEQKSVAMVQGNIKQSLRWMPEQDRPTMEKYRKLTQPLWNNDLIIWPEAAVPKLEYLANNYLSNMDDVAARHSTAIITGIVNYNFETEEAWNNLIVLGEKEDGSGAHYRYLNANRYAKHHLLPVGEFVPFEDFLRPLAPLFDLPMSSFARGDFVQPNLIANGIHLAPAICFEIAFPHQVAANIQRDTDMIITVSNDAWFGDSHGPAQHLEMARVRALEFGRPVVRATNNGITAFIDERGTLTGVLPQFEEGTISKTVTTTRGITPYRYLGEIPVALLLAISIGAAWLMQRKRRQQ, from the coding sequence CTGAATCCACTACTCTCTGCTGCCCTGCTGTTACTCAGCGGGGCCAGCCTGACATTTGCTTTTGCGCCGTTTAACGCCTGGCCGGTGATCTTTCCGGCGCTGGCCGTGGCCATTATTCAGTTATACAAACGGTCCGATAAGGGCTTTTTGACCGGCTGGTTGTTTGGTTTAGGCTGGTTTGGTGCTGGTATTAGCTGGGTGCATGTCAGCATTGCTGATTTTGGCGGTATGCCGCTCATTGCCTCCGTCGGTATCATGGTGTTGTTATGTGCTTATCTGGCGCTGTATCCGGCTCTGGCCTTCTGGATAACCAAACGGATCTTTACTCCTGCCCTGTGGCCGCTCTCGCTGCCGGCGATCTGGTTTGTCACCGAGTGGCTGCGAAGCTGGATGCTATCCGGCTTTCCCTGGCTGTCGCTGGGTTACAGTCAGATAGACAGCCCGCTGGCCGGCTGGATGCCGGTTATTGGTGAAACCGGGGTCAGCGCACTGATCATGATCCTGTGCAGCGCCGGGGCCATCTGGCTGCTTCGCCGTCAGTATCTGCCGGTGGCGCTGTTATTTGCCGTCACCTTTGTCAGCGGCTATCTGCTGCGTCAGCACAACTGGGTGACCCCGCACGAGCAAAAGTCTGTGGCCATGGTACAGGGCAACATCAAGCAGTCGCTACGCTGGATGCCTGAGCAGGATCGCCCGACCATGGAAAAGTATCGTAAGCTTACCCAGCCGTTATGGAATAATGATTTAATTATCTGGCCGGAAGCGGCGGTGCCCAAGCTGGAGTATTTGGCCAACAATTATCTTAGCAATATGGATGATGTGGCGGCCCGTCATAGTACCGCTATTATTACCGGCATCGTTAACTACAATTTTGAAACCGAGGAAGCCTGGAACAATCTGATTGTGCTGGGTGAAAAAGAAGACGGCAGTGGTGCCCACTATCGTTACTTGAATGCTAACCGGTATGCCAAACACCACCTGTTACCGGTGGGTGAATTTGTGCCATTTGAGGATTTTTTGCGGCCGCTGGCCCCCTTGTTTGATTTGCCCATGTCATCGTTTGCCCGGGGCGATTTTGTGCAGCCGAATCTTATCGCCAATGGCATTCATCTGGCGCCGGCCATCTGCTTTGAAATTGCCTTTCCCCACCAGGTAGCCGCCAATATTCAGCGCGATACCGATATGATTATCACCGTCAGCAATGATGCCTGGTTTGGCGACTCCCACGGCCCGGCCCAGCATCTGGAAATGGCCCGGGTCCGGGCGCTGGAATTTGGTCGCCCGGTTGTGCGTGCCACCAACAATGGCATTACCGCTTTTATCGATGAGCGCGGCACCCTCACCGGTGTACTGCCCCAGTTTGAAGAAGGCACTATCAGCAAAACAGTGACCACTACACGAGGTATTACGCCATATCGCTACTTAGGTGAAATTCCTGTTGCTCTGCTTTTGGCAATCAGTATTGGCGCTGCCTGGCTCATGCAGCGAAAACGCCGCCAGCAATAA
- a CDS encoding Xaa-Pro dipeptidase, giving the protein MRRFFSALTLSTLTVVCALPALADNLILTADRMVDVESGEVINQAAVIVRDNKIVAAGKAASLALPSDARILALGDATLMPGLMDMHVHLTSDATRHGYKRLSVSLPRSTITGVKHARQTLMAGFTTVRNVGAPGFADVALRDAINAGDIPGPRMFVAGPSLGVTGGHCDNNLLPYEYNDTGEGVADGPWEVRKAVRRNIKYGATVIKFCATGGVLSKGTKVGAQQYTYEEMKALIDEAHLRGLTVATHAHGTSGIKTAIKAGVDSVEHVSLLDDEAIELALENGTYFSMDIYVTEYILNEGAKAGILEESLAKERTVGKTQRANFEKAVKAGVNMVFGSDAGVYPHGDNAKQFARMVKFGMTPMQAIQAATINAAGLLKQQDSLGSLRAGKYADIIAVAGNPLKDMSKMEQVSMVIKDGQLIYAPAM; this is encoded by the coding sequence ATGCGACGTTTTTTCTCTGCTCTGACATTGTCCACCCTGACAGTTGTGTGCGCGTTGCCTGCATTGGCAGATAATCTTATTCTGACCGCCGACCGCATGGTGGATGTAGAATCCGGTGAAGTCATCAACCAGGCTGCAGTCATTGTGCGCGACAACAAGATTGTGGCTGCGGGTAAAGCTGCCTCACTAGCACTGCCCAGCGATGCCAGAATCCTGGCGCTGGGTGATGCCACCCTGATGCCCGGCCTGATGGACATGCACGTGCATCTGACCAGCGATGCCACACGCCATGGATACAAGCGCCTGAGCGTATCACTGCCACGCAGTACCATTACCGGCGTTAAGCATGCCCGACAAACCCTGATGGCCGGTTTTACTACCGTACGTAACGTGGGCGCGCCGGGCTTTGCCGATGTGGCCCTGCGAGATGCTATTAATGCCGGCGACATACCCGGCCCACGCATGTTTGTAGCCGGCCCGTCACTGGGTGTGACCGGCGGGCACTGCGACAACAACCTGCTGCCTTATGAATATAATGATACCGGTGAGGGCGTAGCCGATGGCCCGTGGGAAGTCCGCAAAGCAGTGCGCCGTAACATTAAATATGGGGCCACCGTGATTAAGTTTTGTGCCACCGGTGGCGTATTGTCAAAAGGGACAAAAGTCGGCGCTCAGCAATATACTTATGAAGAAATGAAAGCCCTGATTGATGAAGCGCATCTGCGCGGTTTGACCGTGGCTACCCATGCCCATGGTACATCAGGTATCAAAACGGCCATCAAAGCCGGTGTGGATTCAGTGGAACATGTAAGCCTGCTGGATGACGAAGCGATTGAGCTGGCACTTGAAAACGGTACCTACTTTTCGATGGATATTTATGTGACTGAATATATCTTAAATGAAGGGGCCAAAGCGGGTATTTTAGAAGAAAGTCTGGCCAAGGAACGTACGGTGGGCAAAACCCAGCGGGCTAACTTTGAAAAAGCCGTTAAAGCCGGCGTTAACATGGTATTTGGCTCAGATGCCGGAGTGTATCCGCACGGCGATAACGCGAAACAATTTGCGCGTATGGTGAAATTCGGGATGACCCCGATGCAAGCGATTCAGGCAGCCACCATTAACGCCGCCGGCTTACTGAAACAGCAAGACTCGCTGGGCAGTCTGCGCGCCGGAAAATATGCAGATATTATTGCGGTGGCGGGAAATCCGCTGAAGGATATGAGTAAAATGGAACAGGTGAGTATGGTGATAAAAGATGGCCAGCTCATTTACGCACCGGCCATGTAA
- a CDS encoding glucose/quinate/shikimate family membrane-bound PQQ-dependent dehydrogenase, whose translation MRIFAVFGVILGLIFALGGGYLLSLGGSGYYLLAGFVLIANGALAWKKQSLAYSLYAAFLAVTLAWALWESGYYWWALAARMGLLLILAIPLLLVNLPGRAKLASVWAIVALISVGSVFNDPFDKSGNLATEQVNAGADLGESPEDGWQAYGRSNMGQRYSPLTQIDPDNVDKLEQAWVYQTGDTKGEGDPGETTYEATPLKIGNSLYLCTPHNWLIALDADTGEERWVYNAKVGKELQRQHQTCRGVSYKAPETNTVPQAEKQSQPSETLAAKQCDAKLYMPTSDARLLALDPQTGALCKDFGDNGAIDLTQGMPFKQDGYYYSTSPPVVENGMVIVAGAVNDNYNIHSPSGVIRGYDADSGELVWNWDPAQPEQTQPIAGDETYTESSPNSWSVASSDPELGLVYFPMGNRTPDQLGMYRSDAEEKYSTSVVALHIDTGKVAWVQQFVHHDLWDMDTPAQPVLFEHKAKDGTKTPALLVPTKQGDVYVLNRETGEPIFPIYEEKVPQGTIPGDHAAPTQPTSGLSFKPEPLTGQDMWGATPVDQMICRIQFHKLRYEGRYTPPSEQGTLVYPGNFGVFNWGSVAVDPERQAMFGMPLYLAFVSKLIPNDGKADLGPMNQGEQGVNANEGGPYSVSLSPFLSVAGIPCQQPPWGYVAGVDLQTGEKVWQHKNGTIYDMTPFPLPIKLGMPGIGGPVITKGGVVFMSAAVDNFIRAYDLTTGEVLWKARLPAGGQATPMTYMNSKGEQMVIQVAGGHGSVGTTLGDYVVAYKLKK comes from the coding sequence GTGCGCATTTTTGCCGTTTTCGGCGTTATTCTCGGGTTGATATTTGCTCTTGGCGGTGGATATCTGCTTTCGTTAGGTGGTAGCGGGTATTATTTACTGGCTGGATTTGTACTGATTGCCAACGGAGCGCTGGCATGGAAAAAGCAGAGTCTGGCTTACTCTTTGTACGCTGCTTTTCTGGCTGTCACTCTGGCCTGGGCGTTGTGGGAGTCGGGTTATTATTGGTGGGCCCTGGCTGCACGCATGGGTCTGCTGCTGATTCTGGCAATCCCTCTGTTACTGGTTAATCTACCTGGCAGAGCAAAACTGGCCTCAGTATGGGCGATTGTAGCGCTTATCTCTGTGGGTAGTGTATTCAATGACCCGTTTGATAAATCAGGCAATCTGGCCACCGAGCAGGTCAATGCCGGCGCAGATCTGGGCGAGTCGCCGGAAGATGGCTGGCAGGCCTACGGGCGTTCTAACATGGGCCAGCGCTACTCGCCGCTAACCCAGATTGACCCTGATAATGTCGACAAACTTGAACAGGCGTGGGTCTATCAGACCGGCGATACTAAAGGTGAGGGCGATCCGGGCGAAACCACTTACGAGGCAACACCGCTGAAAATCGGCAACAGTCTGTACCTGTGTACGCCGCACAACTGGCTGATTGCGCTGGACGCAGACACCGGTGAAGAGCGCTGGGTGTATAATGCCAAAGTGGGTAAAGAATTACAGCGCCAGCATCAGACCTGTCGTGGTGTGTCATACAAAGCGCCTGAGACAAACACTGTGCCGCAAGCCGAAAAACAGTCGCAGCCTTCAGAAACACTGGCTGCCAAACAGTGTGATGCCAAGCTTTATATGCCTACCTCGGATGCCCGTCTGCTGGCGCTGGACCCGCAAACCGGCGCACTGTGTAAAGACTTTGGCGACAACGGCGCTATTGACCTGACTCAGGGCATGCCGTTTAAGCAGGATGGTTATTATTATTCAACCTCACCGCCGGTAGTGGAAAACGGCATGGTGATCGTGGCCGGCGCGGTTAACGATAACTACAATATCCATTCTCCTTCCGGTGTTATCCGTGGCTATGATGCTGACAGCGGTGAACTGGTCTGGAACTGGGACCCGGCGCAGCCTGAACAGACCCAGCCGATTGCCGGTGATGAGACCTACACAGAGTCATCACCTAACAGCTGGTCTGTTGCCAGCTCAGACCCGGAACTGGGGCTGGTTTACTTCCCGATGGGTAACCGGACGCCGGATCAGCTGGGTATGTATCGCAGCGACGCTGAGGAAAAATATTCAACGTCAGTGGTCGCGCTGCACATTGATACGGGTAAAGTCGCCTGGGTGCAGCAGTTTGTTCACCATGATTTGTGGGATATGGACACACCGGCCCAACCGGTGTTATTTGAACACAAAGCTAAAGACGGAACTAAAACCCCGGCCCTGCTGGTGCCAACCAAACAGGGTGATGTTTATGTACTGAACCGGGAAACCGGCGAACCTATTTTTCCTATCTATGAAGAAAAAGTACCGCAGGGCACTATCCCCGGCGATCATGCCGCGCCCACTCAGCCCACTTCAGGTTTGTCATTTAAACCTGAGCCGCTGACCGGGCAGGATATGTGGGGCGCCACCCCTGTTGATCAGATGATTTGCCGTATTCAGTTCCATAAACTGCGCTATGAAGGGCGTTACACGCCACCGTCTGAGCAGGGAACACTGGTTTACCCGGGCAACTTTGGAGTCTTCAACTGGGGCAGCGTGGCCGTAGATCCTGAGCGACAGGCCATGTTTGGTATGCCGCTGTATCTGGCGTTCGTATCGAAGCTGATTCCAAACGATGGCAAGGCTGATTTGGGCCCGATGAACCAGGGTGAACAGGGCGTCAATGCCAACGAAGGCGGGCCGTACTCAGTATCCCTGAGCCCGTTTTTATCGGTGGCCGGCATTCCGTGTCAGCAGCCTCCCTGGGGGTATGTGGCCGGCGTTGATCTGCAAACCGGTGAGAAAGTGTGGCAGCATAAAAACGGCACCATCTATGATATGACGCCGTTCCCGTTGCCAATTAAACTGGGCATGCCGGGTATCGGTGGCCCTGTCATTACCAAAGGCGGTGTTGTGTTTATGTCGGCTGCGGTAGATAACTTTATCCGTGCTTATGACCTGACCACCGGTGAAGTGTTATGGAAAGCGCGCTTACCGGCAGGTGGGCAGGCAACGCCAATGACCTATATGAACAGTAAAGGCGAACAGATGGTGATTCAGGTTGCCGGGGGCCACGGCTCTGTCGGTACTACGCTGGGTGACTACGTGGTAGCCTATAAACTGAAAAAATAA